The genomic stretch GATCGACGACCTTGCCGGTGGTGATAGGGTGAGAGGTGGCGAAATCGTTATGGTATAAGCACTTACCATCATCACGCACACTCGTGAGACTGAACCAGTTGACACGCAGGGCATCGTCCCCATCACGTAAGGGCATCTGCGTCGCAAAACGGTAGGTATCCGTGACAGAATGCTTTCCCATCCGCCGCTGTACAAGATGGGTGCGTATCGCGCCGATTTTCTCTAGCCCTTCCAACTCTTCATATAAGGTCGTGTGGGACGTGGGTTTGCAGTTGAAAATGAACTGTGCGCCAGCGTCCAGGACTGCTTGGCAAAAGGGCTGGTGACAATACAAATCATCCCCCAGAAACGTGATGCCCAGCGGGATGTAATCCGCGCCCCACTGAGCCAGCCAGCGTTTAGCGGCGTTGATTTCACAATCTTGCTTGGTTTGCCCATCTTGGCGGCTGATGAACTCTGGCGGTAACGGGATCACCTGCGGTTTATCGGGTGCTGTTAAAATCGGGGTCAGCACTTGGTGTGAGTAGGTGACTGTCCCGTTGTGATGCGTCTTCGTCAAACACTGCTCACAATGGATGTGGGATGACGAAAAATGCTGTGTCCCATCCAGTGCCAACAAATAACCGTAGTCATGCACCCGCCACTTATCCAAATAACCATTCTGTTGCAACCCATTGAAAAGATAACGGTAAGCAGGCGCAACGGCTGACGGCGGCACGCTATCCAGCAAATGGCGAATTTGATTGTCGCAGGGAATGGCATGAACACCGAACAACGTCTGTGCATTACTCCGCTCTTGGTTCTCCACCATGCGCCGCTGGTACTCCAGAAAGGACGCACACTGCATGAAAAACACCGAAAAGGCACTCAAACCCGCATCCTCCAAGGTATAGCGGGTATTATTGCCGGGTTTGCGGCAGTCGGGGAAGGCGCGGAATGTATCGCGCAATTGCTCCACGATACCCGCAAAGGTGAGCGGTGCGGTTAGCGCAGCAGCAGTAACGGTTGGGTAGCTCATCGACTTCACCTCCCGGAACAGATCTCAATGGGATAGGTTTAGTTTACGCCATTTTATTGGGTGAGGGGCAAAATGAGAATTGCTGAAAGCCAACCCGGTAACTTGACTTTAGCACTATGAAATATTATTTTAGATATATATAAAGGCTCTAAACCACACCACTAGAGATACGAAAGGTTTACTATCGCCATAAAAACTCAACAGGAGGATTACACCATGATGTTTAGCGATGTTTCCCTGGATGAAATGTTCCCACGTGCCCATGCGGTTATGCGTGCCCCACTTCCCAACTTAAAAGTCGACCGTGTTTACGATCTAATCAGTAAAAATGCCGCCGAACGCGGTATTACTCTGACCGATGCCCATATGGATGTAGTCAATTTTGTGCTGGACTTCTACGAGCACTGCGACGACTGCCAAAATGCCCGCGCCCTTGCCGACATGATGCAGGAAGAATTCCTGCGACAGGGTGGGCGCAAATATTTGTACCAATTGTTCCCGGATGGCCCCTTGAGCACTATCCACAACTTGGCTGATTTGCCCAAACTGGGCAATGAATCCGATAAAAGTTTCGGCACTAACTGGTAGAAAACTCTGATCCCTGTGAAAACCCGACCAAGCGTCATGTTTGGTCGGGTTTTGTTTGCGTGCATTCAGTTTTAAACTTATAGAATAGCCTTTAAGTTCTAAATGCATAACAAAAAAACAGGGCATATGATGATGGGCAAAATT from Thiothrix litoralis encodes the following:
- a CDS encoding ISNCY family transposase — translated: MSYPTVTAAALTAPLTFAGIVEQLRDTFRAFPDCRKPGNNTRYTLEDAGLSAFSVFFMQCASFLEYQRRMVENQERSNAQTLFGVHAIPCDNQIRHLLDSVPPSAVAPAYRYLFNGLQQNGYLDKWRVHDYGYLLALDGTQHFSSSHIHCEQCLTKTHHNGTVTYSHQVLTPILTAPDKPQVIPLPPEFISRQDGQTKQDCEINAAKRWLAQWGADYIPLGITFLGDDLYCHQPFCQAVLDAGAQFIFNCKPTSHTTLYEELEGLEKIGAIRTHLVQRRMGKHSVTDTYRFATQMPLRDGDDALRVNWFSLTSVRDDGKCLYHNDFATSHPITTGKVVDLVKAGRCRWKIENENNNTLKTKGYHFEHNFGHGQQHLANLLAALVLLAYLVHTVIDLMDERFRTLLQKMGSRERLFDDINTLTTFLCFKSWTALLDFMLVGLERRHQADEIEQWVVK
- a CDS encoding TusE/DsrC/DsvC family sulfur relay protein, which gives rise to MMFSDVSLDEMFPRAHAVMRAPLPNLKVDRVYDLISKNAAERGITLTDAHMDVVNFVLDFYEHCDDCQNARALADMMQEEFLRQGGRKYLYQLFPDGPLSTIHNLADLPKLGNESDKSFGTNW